The following proteins come from a genomic window of Gimesia sp.:
- the pncA gene encoding bifunctional nicotinamidase/pyrazinamidase — protein sequence MHALILVDLQYDFMPGGALAVPGGDDVVEVANRWIPKFELVVATQDWHPPGHLSFASQHPNREIGEQIDLHGLEQILWPEHCIQGSSGAKLHADLDQEQIDAVIPKGTDTSIDSYSGFFDNGHRQATGLGDYLNERNVSEVTIMGLATDYCVKFTALDAVRHGLKTNLVQAGCRGVDLNEGDIQRALQEMQAAGVALI from the coding sequence ATGCATGCCTTAATCTTAGTCGATCTGCAATACGATTTTATGCCGGGCGGTGCCCTGGCGGTCCCCGGCGGCGATGACGTCGTGGAAGTGGCCAACCGGTGGATACCAAAATTCGAACTGGTCGTCGCGACCCAGGACTGGCATCCGCCAGGTCATCTGAGTTTCGCCAGCCAGCATCCGAATCGGGAAATTGGTGAGCAGATCGATCTCCATGGGCTGGAGCAGATTCTCTGGCCCGAACACTGTATTCAGGGTTCCTCGGGAGCCAAACTGCACGCCGATCTGGATCAGGAGCAGATTGATGCGGTAATCCCGAAAGGCACTGATACCAGCATCGACAGTTACAGCGGGTTCTTCGATAACGGACATCGACAGGCGACCGGTCTGGGCGACTATTTAAACGAACGCAATGTGAGTGAAGTCACCATCATGGGACTTGCCACCGATTACTGCGTGAAATTCACGGCCCTTGATGCGGTCAGACACGGATTGAAAACCAATCTGGTGCAGGCTGGCTGTCGGGGCGTCGATCTGAACGAGGGTGATATTCAGCGGGCCCTGCAGGAAATGCAGGCGGCAGGTGTCGCCCTGATCTGA